TTTCTTCTTCAAACAAGCAGGCTTTaaacagaaacagcagcaaaaagGGGACTGTTTCCTAAGAGGCTTAGGCTAATGACTGTGTACCCTGTTCTAAGCAAAACCTCCATTTTTCAGCTAACCAATGCATCAGATGCTGGTCTAGCATTTCGGCCATTAAACACATCTCGATACATCACTTCTTCACCTATGAAGGAATTCACATTAAGTGTTGTCAGATTTAATCTtcatgtctcccttctttgaaagAATTATAACAATTATTTACAGGAGACAAGATGTTCTTGGGTAAAATGACAGCTGTGTGTAGGCCCAGCACCCAGAAAGGTAGAACAGCTACTGTGTGGGGGCAAAGTGGGTTTTTAAGTGAAAAGAACTCTGAGTAGATAGAACTGAGACTGCCTTAACTCAGAAACTTCTCCTCACGAATTCTGTgacttttcaaaaaatattttcttacatcTGACACATTTATACTACTTAAAAAGCAAATCCTCAACTCATGTGTCAACCTGTTTTAACCCTTGAGAGAATGGTCTCATGCCTCTTGCTGATCATGAGGTACTCAGGACAGAATATTGTCTTAATTTTCTTAAAGTGGCTTCATGCATATCAGATTTAACTTTCTTAATGTAGCTTCATGCATAATCAGATAACTCTGAGACAGATGAGCTTTGATCAACAATATTAAGAGCATTGTGAAAAACTACAAATTGCCATTAAATCATTTTAATGCACAACTTGCCTGTGTTTACTTTCACATTCTCTGGGGAAATTGTGTATATATTGGGGAAAACAACATGGCACTCTCAATAGGGTCTACTTCCTCACCTGTAATTAGCTAGCATACGTCCTCAACTATACATATCCAGAATctacatcctcagctacacacaACCAGTGTTTACATCCTCATCTACAAATAACCAGCATCTACATCTTCACCTACTGTTAGAGCCCGTAGGCCCCAACACAGAAGTGGGGAAAATACACCAGACCTATCTCCTAGGTAAAAAGGTGAATGGCATTTTGTCATGTCCACATCTACCACATCTACttgtctgctgtgtatgctagGTATCAGgtaggcttgaatcagcatctctataaggcatcctccaaattacaaagaaaggaacaacaacatcctgaccctttgttaggcaGTGACAGCCTCTACAGTGTTATGTGACCACCTCAGGTAGGGCCTATGGtttcagagcctggctgccacaccatatagaaatacgGGCCttcaatccactctctcttataaATTTCAATAACCCccgtgcttctgcaacaggacagatgggTCGTGCCTGGCTTGGGCAAAGTCTTCTGCCTATTACCCAAATTTTCCCATCTTTGGAAAGTGGCTTTTGCAAGATTTCCTGTCTTAGGTATCTGGGGAGGAGAAGCTTTAAACCCGTCATTGACTGACGACCTCTGTAAAGAaaagagattagtggagagatATATACTTTTCAGCCCCTGTGAATCGGACATAACTTTTGTCAGGATAtatcataatgctttatgaataattatgctcccaGAGGCTatattctcatattttaaatgagaGTAGAATCGCCTGAGTTGAAAACATTTCTTCTGCTGGTACAAAACATCATAGAGCTAACATTCTCAGCATACGCAACATTCACTGTCAAAACCTCTTTTTCAGCATTTCAAATACCAACAATTTACAATCATGATTTTTCCAAATTATTGGTCAATACCGATCTTCAAATTTTTCAtatcataatttcatatttagccggtcagtaccagctctccaattatcAAAATTTCATATTTAGTTGGTCAGTATCAACTCttcaattattcataattttacattctttctttaccataatttcatattattttgGACATTACAGACAGACactcacaaagacacagagagagagagagagtatgagaGAATTCTAGCCCAATTCCACATGCccttaggaaacagaaaaagaacaagttggAGAAAGGCACTCTTCTCATGGCAAAGACCCTCAGGCCCTCCCGAGGTCGCCAGCCAAAGCAAGGAAGGTGCCTCCGGATACACAGGGGGTGGGAGCCTCCTCAAAGACAACAGCCTTCCTGGAGACTTGGCCCCCGGGACCCAGCAAAAAGAACCAGCTAAAGAAAAGCACCCCAATGATGGCCAAATCTCTCAGGGATTACAAGAACAGGTGTTCTAGGAGGTGAAGTGAGGATACTCTCTAACCCTTGATCAAAGGCAACTGCTCACTCAGGAGGAGATctgctctctcccctctcttacAACAGGAAAGCCAAGTAACCATCCCAGGATTGCCAAAGAGCTTGCTCCTAGGATCCCTGCTCAAGCTCATGGCTGccctcttccagagaaccctggaCAGCCACCTCCAATCCCCAGGGACCCACCCAGGGAAACGCCCCTGGAAAGCTGAGGCCCGGAGTCCTGAGAGTCCTGGAGCCAAGGTTCCTAGGAGCGAGTCTCCAAACTGCAAGGAGCAGAGTCTGCTGCCTGCCAGTTGCTTTCCAGAGCTGAGCTCCAGTCGCCAAGCCTGCTTTCCCCCGGATGGCCAAGATTCTTCTTCTTTGCAGAGCAAGCAAGAAGCCGCCCCTTGGGCCTGCAGGGTGAACCTGAAAACCCCAGTCTATTCGGGTCCCGCCCCTGGCCCTCATCTCCTACCCAAAGTGCACCAAGGGTGCCTTGCTAAGCCCAACTGCCCCAGCCAACCAGCCAAGGCACAAGAGGAGGAGTGCAGGCCCAAGATCTGCCATGGCCAGACAACTCAGGTCCAGGCTGAGAGGCAGACTCACCTCCAGCAGCAGGAGGCCCGCCAGCTCATGCTGCAAGGCCTGAGAGAGCACATCCAAAGGGCCAAAGCCAAGAAGAGCCAAGCTCGCCAGGCCAAGATGATCCCCTTCCCTGCCCAGGTCGCCAACCAAAGCCAGCAGGCTGCCTCTGGACAGgcagggggcgggggagggggagcccCCTCCAAAGAGAACAACCTTCCTGGAGCCTTGGCCCCTGGCCCACTGCAGAGGGCTCCCCGCCTGCCCTTGGGCCCCAGCAACAAGACCCAGCTGAAGAAAAGCGCCCCTCTCATGGCCAAGTCCCTCAGAGATTACAAGAGCAGGTATTCTAGGAGGTGAACTGAGGATGCTCTCTGCCCTAGCATTGCTGGCAACTGCTCACTCCAGAGCAGAtctgctctctcccctcccttttaagAGGCAAGCCCTGTAGCCAGCTCAGGATTGCCAAAGAGCTTGCTCCTAGGATCCCTGCTCAAGCTCATGGCTGCCCTCTTCCAGACAACCCTGGACAGCCACCTAGAATCCCCAGGGACCCACCCAACTCCAAATCCAGTCTGGCCCCAAGAGCCCGAACAGGTTCAACCCCTTTGGGAGTGCCTTAGACCACATAGACAACAGACCATGGCTTCCCAGGGGAAGCACTCCACTTTGGAAATTCCCAAACACCCAACAGTCAGCTAGCCAAGGACTCAAGTGCTCAAGGCCTTGGCTTCAAGGCAAAGAAAGACGAGCCCCAAGACCTCAGACCTTTGCCTTTAGCTTCCTTTGGGACCCTTTTGCAGACAGACGCACTGAATGTCTTCATCCACACCTGCAGTGAATTTTCAATCAAGACCGGATGGATGCTGATTTCAGCCCCTCCTCAatgccccatccccaccccaaccccgATCGGGAGTGGCTGGCCCCTCCCATGAACGAACTATTCCTTGACCTGGGACACTTCACAGCCAGCCTCTTCCTGGCCTTGGACATGAGTCCTTCTCCTCAGCTTTCACACCTTAGACTTTTTTCCATGTCGCCATACAAGCCATATGGACTGTGAAAGCACACAACTAGTACCATGGGTTTTGTTTGAACACCAGTGTGGATGTTGATTGGGGCAGTCCTCTTCTTAATCAAATGGGCTCCTATACCTTTCTCTGTAAAtatggatatttatttatctatctatttatttatttattttaagaagtatACATATCGTAATAAAGATTGAGTATATCGATACATAGATCCTTGGCATCTAAGTTTATTCATAGTTTCTAGGTTCTGTTACATCtagagaatagagagagagagatacatccTCAAAGATAGATTGATATAAAGACAAACATACATAGACTTTTGGACACCAAGGAGCATAAAAAATTGATACACAATCTGTGATAAAAATTCGGAGTGcaggcatgtatgcatgcactccCCAGAACCAAAAGGTAAAATAGAAAGAAGAGTGTcgaaatctaattaaaaataaagacaccaGAAAtcaatgtcaaaaacaaaacttaaaaggaaaaggtgcatctgtgtgtgtttgtgtttatttgaatgtgcttgtgtgtttgtgtgtgtgagtgtgttttcgATTCAGTAGCGAAAGAAGGGAGGACATATTTTCCAAGGGTTGAGAGAATCCGCAGATTTTATCCCATTAGGGAATGATAACAGGTGTGTAGAAAACAGTCTTAGTCCCACCCTTTTGAAAAGTCCTGGATTTCAAGGTCCCAGTGTCCACTCACTGAAAACCTGTAGAGATAAACAGAGTTGTGTTTAGCGGAGTATAACAAAGTTTTGAGAATAACAGAAAGGAGGACAACTGGAAGATGTGAGGTCCCGAATGGGTGGTGGAAACGTTTAACgtgcctacatgtgtgtgtgtttgtgtgtgagcgcGTGCGCtcgagtgtgtgtatgagagagacacTGAGGACGAAAGGAGAAGAGCCAGGCAGCCAGCCAGACAAggagagataaaaagaaagagagagaatgaattggAATACCAGGATAAATTTGGAAATAAAGAACCACAGATTAAGTGGGAAACCACAATGAAAAGTGGTGGTGTCCGGGGTGCTTGTATATGCACCTGCTTTAGACATCTTTTTGCAACTGGCCTGTGGCAAGCATTAGAAgtagggggaagaaggagagtgCCTGTTCTGCCTGACAGTTGATGGAGCACAAGTCTTGTGACCTTCCAGGTCAGCAAGGAAAATCTCTTGCCCTAATGAGGCTCAGGTGATGTGCCTCCCTAGCCATTTTGCATTGCCCAGAAATAGGCAGAGATGGGATTCCATCCTTTCCTTGTTcctgctgtgtgagtgtgtaaatgCAGGGCATGCCCCTGTGGCAGGGCATTCCCCACTGTTGATCCTACTCGCTGGAAAGTCAGCAGACAGGACAGACCAAAGGACTTAAAGAGGCTCCCCCCAATGGCAGGGATCACCATttagtgtgtgagtatgtgtgtgtttggttgggggggggggcagagttcTGTGCCCTTGGGGTTTGGGGAAGcaggggaaggcaggcaggaactgaagagtGGGCGTGTCTAGCGGAGCTGTAGGCAGGAAAAGGGCGTGTCCAAGAGAAGCAGCCTAAACTGCTGATTGGTTGGGAAGGTGTGAGGACACTTTCCCCACccaccagcttccaaataaaggTGAGCAGAGCAGCCCTGCACAGAGGGGAAAGAGGCAGCTGACAGTCAGGCCAGCCCAGAGGCACTGTCCTCTGCCAGCAGACTGCCAAGCGCGTCCCCAGGCAGGGTTCTAGGGAACTTGAGGGAGCGTGCTGCTTTCGCGTGTCCCCGAAGGTCCAGTCCCCACATTGGAGATGGGGGGGTCCGCCAAGCGCTTAAAAGCCCTGCGGAAGTTGCGGGAGCGcctgcacacagagacagagccGGACAAGCTCTACAAAACCCTGAAGAAactctcttcagtgcccatcCTGTGCGACACCCTGGCGGAGATTGGCTTCAGGCAGACCATCAAGCTGCTGAGGAGAGAGCAGCTCCTGGTCCCCTTTGCCAAGGACTTAGCCGCCAAGTGGTCAGAGAGGTCGCCCTTGGAGCGCCAGGCCAAGGCAGAGCCACAGGACCTTGCCTTGCAGATGAGTCTGACAAGAGAGCAGGCACCCCTAAAGCCGGCAGAGGAGGACGAGGCGCATGAGCCTGCTGCTTCTCGGGCACAGGCACGTGCAGGAGATGCCATAGAGGTCGTGGGGGGCAGCAGGAGGAGCCCACAGAGGAACCCGGACTTGTACCCGGCCGGTTCTTTCGAGGCTTGCCTCAACTATGACTGCCCTTATTCTTCCTCGATACTGCCTCTGCGCAAGGGCAAGAAGAGGAAACGCCCCTGGAAAGCTGAGGCCCGGAGTCCTGAGAGTCCTGGAGCCAAGGTTCCTAGGAGCGAGTCTCCAAACTGCAAGGAGCAGAGTCTGCTGCCTGCCAGTTGCTTTCCAAAGCTGAGCTCCAGTAGCCAAGCATGCTTGCCCCCGGATGGCCAGGACTCTTCTTCCTTGCAGAGCAAGCAAGAAGCCGCCCCTTGGGCCTGCAGGGTGAACCTGAAAACCCCAGTCTATTCGGGTCCCGCCCCTGGCCCTCATCTCCTACCCAAAGTGCACCAAGGGTGCCTTGCTAAGCCCAACTGCCCCAGCCAACCAGCCAAGGCACAAGAGGAGGAGTGCAGGCCCCAGATCTGCCATGGCCAGACAACTCAGGCCCAGGCTGAGAGGCAGACTCACCTCCAGCAGCAGGAGGCCCGCCAGGTCCTGCTGCAAGGCCTGAGAGAGCGCATCCAAAGGGCCCAAGCCAAGAAGAGCCAAGCTCGCCAGGCCAAGATGATCCCCTTCCCTGCCCAGGTCGCCAACCAAAGCCAGCAGGCTGCTGCTGGacaggcagggggagggggagcccCCTCCAAAGAGAACAACCTTCCTGGAGCCTTGGCCCCTGGCCCACTGCAGAGGGCTCCCCGCCTGCCCTTGGGCCCCAGCAACAAGACCCAGCTGAAGAAATGCGCCCCTCTCATGGCCAAGTCCCTCAGAGATTACAAGAGCAGGTATTCTAGGAGGTGAACTGAGGATGCTCTCTGCCCTGGCATTGCTGGCAACTGCTCACTCCAGAGCAGAtctgctctctcccctcccttttaagAGGCAAGCCCTGTAGCCAGCTCAGGATTGCCAAAGAGCTTGCTCCTAGGATCCCTGCTCAAGCTCATGGCTGCCCTCTTCCCAGAGAACCCTGGACAGCCACCTCCAATCCCCAGGGACCCACCCAACTCCAAATCCAGTCTGGCCCCAAGAGCCCGAACAGGTTCAACCCCTTTGGGAGGGCATTAGACCACATACACAACAACAGACCATGGCTTCCCAGGGGAAGCACTCCACTTTGGAAATTCCCACCCAACAGTCAGCTAGCCAAGGACTCAAGTGCTCAAGGCGTTGGCTTCTAAGCAAAGAAAGAGGAGCCCCAAGACCTCAGACCTTTGCCTTTAGCTTCCTTTGGGACCCTTTTGCAGACAGAGGCACCGAACGTCTTCATCCACACCTGCAGTGAATTTTCAATCAAGACTGGATGGATGCTGATTTCAGCCCCTCCTCAACCCCCCaaccacaccccacccccattggGTTCGGGAGTGGCTGGCCCCTCCTATGAACGAACTATTCCTTGACCTGGGACACTTCACAGCCAACCTCTTCCTGGCCTTGGACATGACTTCTTCCCCTCAGCTTTCACACCTAAGACTTTTTTCCATGTCGCCATACATGCCATGTGGACTGTGAAAGCACTCAACTAGTACCATGGGTTTTGTTTGAACACCAGTGTGGATGTAGGATTCTTATGCAAATGGGCTCCTATACCTTTCTCTGTAAATAtggatatttgtttgtttatttatctatttatttatttattttaagaagtatACATTCGTAATAAAGATTGAGTATATCGATACATAGATCCTTGGCATCTAAGTTTATTCATAGTTTCTTGGTTCTGTTACATCtagagaatagagagagagagagatatcctCAAATATAGATTGatataaagacaaaaacacaTAGACTTTTGGACACCTAGGAGCATAAATAATTTACACACAATCTGTGATAAAAATTCGGCATGCagacatgtatgcatgcactccCCAAGAACCAAAAGGTAAAATGGAAAGAAGATTGtctaaatctaattaaaaataaagataccaGAAATTAatgttcaaaacaaaattaaaaaggaaaaggtgcatctgtgtgagtttgtgtttatttgaatgtgcttgtgtgcttgtgtgtgtgtgtgttttctattcAGTAGAGAAAAAAGGGAGGACATATTTTCAAGGGTTGAGAGAATCCACTTATTTTATCCCATTAGGGAATGATAACAGGTGTGTAGAAAACAGCCTTAGTCCCACCCTTTTGAGAAGTCCTGGATTTCAAGGTCCCAGTGTCCACTCACTCAAAACCTGTAGAGATAAACAGAGTTGTGTTTAGCGGAGTATAACAAAGTTTTGAGAATAACAGAAAGGAGGACAACTGGAAGATGTGATGTCCCGAATGGGTGGTGGAAACGTTTAACGTgcttacctgtgtgtgtgtttgtgtgtgtgcgcgtgcgctcgagtgtgtgtatgaaagagacACTGAGGACGAAAGGAGAAGAGCCAGGCAGCCAGCCCGACAaggagagacaaacagaaagagagagaatgaattggAATAAAAGGACAAATTTGGAAATAAAGAACCACAGATTAAGTGGGAAACCACAATGAAAAGTGGTGGTGTCCAGGGTGCTTGAATATGCACCCGCTTTAGACATCTTTTTGCAACTGGCCTGTGGCAAGCATTAGAAgtagggggaagaaggagagtgCCTGTTCTGCCTGACAGTTGATGGAGCACAAGTCTTGTGACCTTCCAGGTCAGCAAGGAAAATCTCTTGCCCTAATAGGCTCAGGTGAGGTGCTTCCCTAGCCATTTTGCATTGCCCAGAAATAGGCAGAGATGGGATTCcatccttttcttgttccttctgtgtgagtgtgtaaatgCAGGGCATGCCCCTGTGGCGGGGCATTCCCCACTGTTGATCCTACTCGCTGGAAAGTCAGCAGACAGGACAGACCAAAGGACTTAAAGAGGCTCCCCCAATGACAGGGATCACCattaagtgtgtgagtgtgtgtgtgttgggggaaagGGAGCAGAGTTCTGTGCCCTTGGGGtttggggaggcaggggaaggcaggcaggagctAAGAGTGGGCGTGTCTAGCGGAGCTGTAGGCATGAAAAGGGCGTGTCCAGGAGAAGCAGCCTAGGCTGCTGATTGGTTGGGAAGGTGTGAGCACGCTTTCCCCACccaccagcttccaaataaactTGAGCAGAGCAGCCCTGCACAGAGGGGAAAGAGGCAGCTGACAGTCAGGCCAGCCCAGAAGCACTGTCCTCTGCCAGCAGAGTGCCTAGCGCGTCCCCAGGCAGGGTTCTAGCGAACTCGATGGGGCATGCTGCTTTCGCGTGTCCCCGAAGGTCCAGTCCCCACATTGGAGATGGGGGGGTCCGCCAAGCGCTTAAAAGCCCTTCAGAAGTTGCGGGAGCGcctgcacacagagacagagccAGACAAGCTCTACAAAACCCTGAAGAAactctcttcagtgcccatcCTGTGCGACACCCTGGCGGAGATTGGCTTCAGGCAGACCATCAAGCTGCTGAGGAGAGAGCAGCTCCTGGTCCCCTTTGCCAAGGACTTAGCCGCCAAGTGGTCAGAGAGGTCGCCCTTGGAGCGCCAGGCCAAGGCGGAGCCACAGGACCTTGCCTTGCAGATGAGACTGACAAGAGAGCAGGCACCCCGAAAGCCGGCAGAGGAGGACGAGGCGCATGAGCCTGCTGCTTCTCGGGCACGGGCACGTGCAGGAGATGCCAGAGAGGTCGTGGGGGGCAGCAGGAGGAGCCCACAGAGGAACCCGGACTTGTACCCGGCCGGTTCTTTCGAGGCTTGCCTCAACTATGactgcccttcttcttcctcgACACTGCCTCTGGGCAAGGGCAAGAAGAGGAAACGCCCCTGGAAAGCTGAGGCCCAGAGTCCTGAGAGTCCTGGAGCCAAGGTTCCTCGGAGCGAGTCTCCAAACTGCAAGGAGCAGAGTCTGCTGCCTGCCAGTTGCTTTCCAGAGCTGAGCTCCAGTCGCCAAGCCTGCTTGCCCCCGGATGGCCAGGACTCTTCTTCCTTGCAGAGCAAGCGAGAAGCCGCCTCTTGGGCCTGCAGGGTGAACCTGAAAACCCCAGTCTATTCGGGTCCCGCCCCTGGCCCTCATCTCCTACCCAAAGTGCACCAAGGGTGCCTTGCTAAGCCCAACTGCCCCAGCCAACCAGCCAAGGCACAAGAGGAGGAGTGCAGGCCCCAGATCTGCCATGGCCAGACAACTCAGGCCCAGGCTGAGAGGCAAACACACCTCCAGCAGCAGGAGGCCAGCCAGCTCATGCTGCAAGGCCTGAGAGAGCACATCCAAAGGGCCCAAGCCAAGAATAGCCAAGCTCGCCAGACCAAGATGATCCCCTTCCCTGGCCAGGTCGCCAACCAAAGCCAGCAGGCTGCCACTGGACaggcagggggcaggggagggggagccCCCTCCAAAAGAACAACCTTCCTCGAGCCTTGGCCCCTGGCCCACTGCAGAGGCCTCCCCGCCTGCCCTTGGGCCCCAGCAACAAGACCCAGCTGAAGAAAAGCGCCCCTCTCATGGCCAAGTCCCTCAGAGATTACAAGAGCAGGTATTCTAGGAGGTGAACTGAGGATGCTCTCTGCCCTGGCATTGCTGGCAACTGCTCACTCCAGAGCAGAtctgctctctcccctcccttatAACAGGCAAGCCCAGTAGCCAGCTCAGGATTGCCAAAGAGCTTGCTCCTAGGATCCCTGCTCAAGCTCATGGCTGCCCTCTTACAGAGAACCCTGAATAGCCACCTCCAATCCCCAGGGACCCACCCAACTCCAAATCCAGTCTGGCCCCAAGAGCCCGAACAGGTTCAACCCCTTTGGGAGTGCCTTAGACCACATAGACAACAGACCATGGCTTCCCAGGGGAAGCACTCCACTTTAGAAATTCCCAAACACCCAACAGTCAGCTTGCCAAGGACTCAAGTGCTCAAGGCCTTGGcttcaaagcaaagaaagacGAGCGCCAAGACCTCAGACCTTTGCCTTTAGCTTCCTTTGGGACCCTTTtgaagacagacacactgaatgTCTTCATCCACACCTGCAGTGAATTTTCAATCAAGACTGGATGGATGCTGATTTCAGCccctcctcaccccccacccctaccccacccccgaTCTGGAGTGGCTGGCCCCTCCCATGAACGAACTATTCCTTGACCTGGGACACTTCACACCAGCCTCTTCCTGGCCTTGGACATGACTCCTTCCCCTCAGCTTTCACACCTTAGACTTTTTCCAAGTCGCCATACAAGCCATGTGGACTATGATAGCACACAACTAGCACCAGAGGGTTTTGTTTGAACACCAGTGTGGATGTAGGATTGGGGCAGTCCTCTTCCTATGCAAATGGGCTCCTATACCTTTCTCTGTAAatatggatatttatttatttatctatctatttatttatttatttattttaagaagtatACATATCATAATAAAGATTGAGTATATCGATACATAGATCCTTGGCATCTAAGTTTATTCATAGTTTCTAGGTTCTGTTACATCtagagaacagaaagagagagatacatcCTCAAAGATAGATTGATATAAAGACAAACATACATAGACTTTTGGATACCTAGGAGCATAAATAATTGATACACAATCTGTGATAAAAATTCGGCGTGCagacatgtatgcatgcactccCCAGAACCAAAAGGTAAAATGGAAAGAAGAGTGtctaaatctaattaaaaataaagacacccGAAAtcaatgtcaaaaacaaaactaaaaggaaaaggtgcatctgtgtgtgtttgtgtttatttgaatgtgcttgtgtgtttgtgtgtgtgtgtgtgttttctattcAGTAAAGAAGGGAGGACATATTTTCCAAGGGTTGAGAGACCCCGCAGATTTTATCCCATTAGGGAATGATAACAGGTGTGTAGAAAACAGCCTTAGTCCCACCCTTTTGAGAAGTCCTGGATTTCAAGGTCCCAGTGTCCACTCACTCAAAACCTGTAGAGATAAACAGAATTGTGTTTAGCAGAGTATAACAAAGTTTTGAGAATAACAGAAAGGAGGACAACTGGAAGATGTGATGTCCCGAATGGGTGGTGGAAACGTTTAACgtgcctacatgtgtgtgtgtttgtgtgtgagcgcGTGCGCtcgagtgtgtgtatgagagagacacTGAGGACAAAAGGAGAAGAGTCAGGTAGCCAGCCGGACaaggaaagacaaacagaaagagagagaatgaattggAATAACAGGACAAATTTGGAAATAAAGAACCACAGATTAAGTGGGAAACCACAATGAAAAGTGGTGGTGTCTAGGGTGTTTGTATATGCACCTGCTTTAGACATCTTTGTGCAACTGGCCTGTGGCAAGCATTAGAAgtagggggaagaaggagagtgCCTGTTCTGCCTGACAGTTGATGGAGCACAAGTCTTGTGACCTTCCAGGTCAGCAAGGAAAATCTCTTGCCCTAATGAGGCTCAGGTGAGGTGCCACCCTAGCCATTTTGCATTGCCTAGAAATAGGCAGAGATGGGATTCcatccttttcttgttcctgctgtgtgagtgtgtaaatgCAGGGCATGTCCCTGTGGCGGGGCATTCCCCACAGTTGATCCTACTCGCTGGAAAGTCAGCAGACAGGACAGACCAAAGGACTTAAAGAGGCTCCCCCCAATGGCAGGGCTCACCATttagtgtgtgagtatgtgtgtgtttggttggggggggggtagagtTCTGTGCCCTTGGGGTTTGGGGAAGcaggggaaggcaggcaggagctgaagagTGGGCGTGTCTAGCGGAGCTGTAGGCAGGAAAAGGGCGTGTCCAGGAGAAGCAGCCTAGGCTGCTGATTGGTTGGGAAGGTGTGAGGACGCTTTCCCCACCCACCAGCTTCCAATAAAGGTGAGCAGAGCAGCCCTGCACaa
The sequence above is a segment of the Chionomys nivalis chromosome 20, mChiNiv1.1, whole genome shotgun sequence genome. Coding sequences within it:
- the LOC130862603 gene encoding elongin-A3 member D-like — protein: MGGSAKRLKALRKLRERLHTETEPDKLYKTLKKLSSVPILCDTLAEIGFRQTIKLLRREQLLVPFAKDLAAKWSERSPLERQAKAEPQDLALQMSLTREQAPLKPAEEDEAHEPAASRAQARAGDAIEVVGGSRRSPQRNPDLYPAGSFEACLNYDCPYSSSILPLRKGKKRKRPWKAEARSPESPGAKVPRSESPNCKEQSLLPASCFPKLSSSSQACLPPDGQDSSSLQSKQEAAPWACRVNLKTPVYSGPAPGPHLLPKVHQGCLAKPNCPSQPAKAQEEECRPQICHGQTTQAQAERQTHLQQQEARQVLLQGLRERIQRAQAKKSQARQAKMIPFPAQVANQSQQAAAGQAGGGGAPSKENNLPGALAPGPLQRAPRLPLGPSNKTQLKKCAPLMAKSLRDYKSRYSRR
- the LOC130862604 gene encoding elongin-A3 member D-like produces the protein MGGSAKRLKALQKLRERLHTETEPDKLYKTLKKLSSVPILCDTLAEIGFRQTIKLLRREQLLVPFAKDLAAKWSERSPLERQAKAEPQDLALQMRLTREQAPRKPAEEDEAHEPAASRARARAGDAREVVGGSRRSPQRNPDLYPAGSFEACLNYDCPSSSSTLPLGKGKKRKRPWKAEAQSPESPGAKVPRSESPNCKEQSLLPASCFPELSSSRQACLPPDGQDSSSLQSKREAASWACRVNLKTPVYSGPAPGPHLLPKVHQGCLAKPNCPSQPAKAQEEECRPQICHGQTTQAQAERQTHLQQQEASQLMLQGLREHIQRAQAKNSQARQTKMIPFPGQVANQSQQAATGQAGGRGGGAPSKRTTFLEPWPLAHCRGLPACPWAPATRPS